The Bacteroidales bacterium genome includes a window with the following:
- a CDS encoding iron-containing alcohol dehydrogenase, translated as MNNFDYYNPVKILFGEGKIDQLSKEIPKDAKILFTYGGGSIKKNGVYDKVKSGLKGFKVFEFGGIEPNPHFETLMKAVDIVKTEKIDFLLAVGGGSVLDGTKFIAAASLFDGDPWDILEKGAKVNNALPFGTILTLPATGSEMNSGGVITKASTKVKLPFGSPLLFPKFSILDPTTTYSLPAKQIANGIVDAFIHTTEQYLTYPSNSPIQDRFAEGILKTLIEIGPQAISNPEDYQTRANFMWSCTMALNGLIGTGVPSDWATHMIGHELTAFFGLDHGVTLAIVLPALLREMKDDKREKLLQFGKNVWGIEYGTEDNRIDEAIIRTVSFFNSLGVKTKLSAYGITVDQLAPIFERFQSRQWKLGERKNITPNRIEVILKSAL; from the coding sequence ATGAACAACTTCGATTATTATAATCCGGTAAAGATCCTTTTTGGAGAGGGAAAGATTGATCAACTTTCAAAAGAAATTCCAAAAGATGCAAAAATTTTATTTACATATGGGGGCGGAAGTATTAAGAAAAATGGAGTCTATGACAAGGTTAAATCAGGTTTAAAGGGTTTTAAAGTTTTTGAATTTGGTGGAATTGAACCAAACCCTCATTTCGAAACTTTGATGAAGGCTGTTGACATAGTAAAGACTGAAAAGATAGACTTTCTTCTTGCTGTTGGTGGTGGTTCTGTTTTAGATGGTACAAAGTTTATTGCAGCAGCATCTTTATTTGATGGAGATCCTTGGGATATACTTGAGAAGGGAGCTAAAGTGAATAATGCTCTGCCATTTGGTACCATTCTTACGTTACCGGCAACTGGCTCCGAGATGAATTCCGGTGGGGTTATTACCAAGGCTTCAACTAAGGTGAAATTACCTTTTGGTAGCCCGCTACTTTTCCCAAAATTCTCGATACTTGATCCTACAACAACTTATTCGTTGCCCGCAAAGCAAATTGCTAATGGCATTGTAGATGCTTTTATTCATACAACGGAGCAGTATTTAACGTACCCATCAAATTCACCAATACAGGATAGATTTGCCGAAGGAATTCTTAAAACGCTTATTGAAATTGGACCGCAGGCTATATCTAACCCAGAGGATTATCAAACTCGTGCCAATTTTATGTGGAGCTGTACAATGGCTCTAAATGGACTTATTGGAACAGGCGTGCCTTCGGATTGGGCCACTCATATGATTGGTCATGAGCTTACGGCTTTCTTTGGGTTGGATCATGGTGTTACATTGGCAATAGTTTTACCTGCATTACTTCGTGAGATGAAAGACGATAAGCGTGAAAAACTTCTTCAGTTTGGAAAAAATGTTTGGGGAATTGAATATGGTACTGAGGATAACCGAATTGATGAGGCAATAATTAGAACGGTATCATTCTTTAACTCACTTGGAGTTAAAACTAAACTTTCTGCATACGGGATAACCGTCGATCAGCTTGCTCCAATTTTTGAAAGATTCCAGAGTCGTCAATGGAAACTAGGGGAGCGAAAGAACATTACACCAAATAGAATTGAGGTGATACTAAAAAGTGCGCTATAA
- a CDS encoding aminopeptidase P family protein, producing MKTQAKLEQLRGLMKRNSVSAYIIPSSDPHISEYLPDYWKSRSWLSGFTGSAGTVVVTTKTAALWTDSRYFLQAEKELTDSGIELCKLGLPETPSLEAWITKLLSKGDNVGFDGKIFQTTQAKSIIDTLQKSGIECKSSLDLITPIWENRAAMPLGKAFIQELKYAGKSVSEKLEEIRKVMLTKGASAYLLCALDEVCWTFNIRGNDISYNPVVLSYGFIDSKQAILFIDTEKIDENIANHLKEQGVTLLPYEKIDGHIGKLNKSDVILVDPSKTNYHLYTSIPDKVKIIEATGIVTEIKAHKNSVELEGFRNAMVEDGIALVDFFYWLELNLGKTTITETIIGEKLAEFRSKRNNFVSESFSSIVGYADHGAIVHYSATKETEYEIKPKGFLLIDSGGQYRNGTTDITRTIHLSDPTEEEKIDFTLVLKGTIQLAMIKFPAGSRGSQLDTLARMAMWKLNINYGHGTGHGVGSFMNVHEGPMQIRPDNHLPIEIGEVMSDEPGLYRQGKYGIRIENLIACVPDIENEFGKFLKFETLTLCPIDTKPIKADMLLPDEKEWLNNYHRMVFERLSPSLNKEQKDWLKEKTKEI from the coding sequence ATGAAAACACAAGCAAAACTTGAACAACTAAGAGGCTTAATGAAAAGAAATAGTGTTAGCGCATATATTATACCAAGTAGCGATCCCCATATCAGCGAGTATTTACCCGATTACTGGAAATCACGTAGTTGGCTTTCAGGATTCACTGGTTCTGCCGGAACAGTAGTTGTCACCACCAAAACCGCTGCACTGTGGACTGATTCAAGATATTTCCTTCAGGCTGAAAAAGAGCTTACCGATTCTGGTATCGAACTATGTAAACTAGGATTACCTGAAACACCATCGCTTGAGGCTTGGATTACTAAACTGCTTAGCAAAGGCGATAATGTTGGCTTTGATGGAAAAATATTTCAAACAACCCAAGCAAAAAGCATAATTGACACATTACAAAAAAGTGGCATTGAATGTAAATCCAGTTTAGATTTAATCACACCAATCTGGGAGAACAGGGCAGCAATGCCTCTAGGAAAAGCATTTATACAGGAGCTTAAATATGCTGGGAAAAGCGTTAGCGAAAAACTTGAAGAGATAAGAAAAGTAATGCTGACAAAAGGAGCATCTGCATACCTATTGTGCGCTCTCGATGAGGTTTGCTGGACTTTTAATATTCGTGGTAACGATATCAGTTATAACCCTGTAGTTCTTAGCTATGGTTTTATCGATTCAAAACAAGCAATACTTTTTATTGATACTGAAAAAATCGATGAAAATATTGCTAACCATTTAAAAGAGCAGGGAGTTACATTATTGCCATATGAAAAAATAGATGGACATATTGGAAAACTGAATAAGAGCGATGTAATACTAGTTGATCCATCTAAAACAAACTACCATTTGTACACATCAATCCCCGATAAAGTAAAGATAATTGAAGCAACGGGAATTGTAACTGAGATAAAGGCTCATAAAAACAGCGTTGAACTCGAAGGATTTCGAAATGCAATGGTGGAAGATGGGATTGCTTTAGTCGATTTCTTCTACTGGTTGGAATTGAATTTGGGTAAAACAACAATTACTGAAACTATTATTGGTGAAAAACTTGCTGAATTCAGGAGTAAAAGGAATAATTTTGTGAGCGAATCGTTTTCATCAATTGTTGGGTATGCGGATCATGGAGCAATTGTACACTATAGCGCAACAAAGGAAACCGAGTACGAAATTAAACCCAAAGGTTTCTTGCTTATTGATTCCGGTGGACAATACAGAAATGGAACAACCGATATAACAAGAACAATCCATCTAAGTGATCCTACAGAGGAAGAGAAGATTGACTTTACCCTTGTACTAAAGGGCACGATTCAGCTAGCCATGATTAAGTTTCCAGCAGGCTCAAGGGGTTCACAGCTCGATACGCTTGCCCGTATGGCGATGTGGAAATTGAATATCAACTACGGACATGGAACAGGACATGGTGTGGGTAGCTTTATGAACGTTCACGAAGGGCCAATGCAAATTCGTCCCGACAACCATTTACCAATAGAAATTGGTGAAGTGATGTCAGATGAGCCAGGATTGTATCGACAAGGTAAATACGGCATAAGAATCGAAAATTTGATAGCTTGCGTCCCCGATATTGAAAACGAGTTTGGTAAGTTCCTGAAATTTGAAACTCTTACCCTCTGTCCAATCGACACAAAACCCATTAAGGCTGATATGCTACTGCCCGATGAAAAAGAGTGGTTGAATAACTATCACAGAATGGTTTTCGAAAGGTTATCGCCATCTCTAAACAAAGAGCAGAAAGATTGGTTGAAGGAAAAAACAAAGGAGATATAA